A window of the Haloarcula litorea genome harbors these coding sequences:
- a CDS encoding DUF7128 family protein has protein sequence MVVTTERDEMTWYKCETCGLMFDDESDARQHESNCDDEDPSYIQ, from the coding sequence ATGGTGGTCACCACAGAGCGCGACGAGATGACCTGGTACAAGTGCGAGACCTGTGGCCTCATGTTCGACGACGAGAGCGACGCACGGCAGCACGAGTCCAACTGCGACGACGAGGACCCGTCGTACATCCAGTGA
- a CDS encoding response regulator: protein MTPGADQATVLVVEDEQHLADLYADYLADDYEVRTAYGGADGVESLAEDVDVVLLDRRMPVVSGNEVLAEIEDRGLSCRVAMVTAVDPDFDILDMGVDDYLVKPVTRAELLDVVDRLRQITTYNEQLQRLTTRKLKRNVLQVEKPRSELQDSERYRELQREIEEIEQRVDALAAELDVDERDLRL from the coding sequence GTGACACCAGGCGCGGACCAAGCCACCGTACTCGTCGTCGAGGACGAACAGCACCTCGCGGACCTCTACGCGGACTACCTCGCGGACGACTACGAGGTCCGGACCGCCTACGGCGGCGCGGACGGCGTCGAGTCCCTCGCCGAGGACGTGGACGTGGTGCTGTTGGACCGTCGGATGCCGGTCGTCTCCGGCAACGAGGTGCTGGCCGAGATCGAGGACCGCGGCCTCTCCTGCCGAGTCGCGATGGTGACCGCGGTCGATCCCGACTTCGACATCCTCGACATGGGCGTCGACGACTACCTCGTCAAGCCGGTCACCCGAGCGGAGCTGCTCGACGTCGTCGACCGGCTCCGGCAGATCACGACGTACAACGAACAGCTCCAGCGGCTCACCACCCGGAAGCTGAAGCGCAACGTCCTCCAGGTCGAGAAGCCCCGGTCGGAACTCCAGGACAGCGAGCGCTACCGGGAACTCCAGCGCGAGATCGAGGAGATCGAGCAACGTGTCGACGCCCTCGCCGCCGAACTCGACGTCGACGAACGGGACCTCCGGCTCTAG
- a CDS encoding multiprotein bridging factor aMBF1: MVQCEMCGKDVSSPNRVKVEGAELDVCDDCTDFGTEVKTEESSSTSTKYSTSSGSSGSSSSSSSSSSSGGSGRRRDMFDEMDEIAQDYDDRIRQARESKGLSQEDLANQLNEKASLIRKLERGNSLPSDDVREKLERALGIDLSAGGSTDETEWSGGSSSGEYTLGDVVERKD, translated from the coding sequence ATGGTTCAGTGCGAAATGTGCGGGAAGGACGTCTCCTCGCCCAACCGCGTGAAGGTCGAGGGCGCGGAACTCGACGTCTGCGACGACTGCACCGACTTCGGGACCGAAGTCAAGACCGAGGAGTCCTCTTCGACGTCGACGAAGTACTCGACCTCCAGCGGTTCGAGCGGGTCGTCCTCCTCGTCGTCCTCGTCCTCGTCGTCCGGGGGGTCGGGTCGCCGCCGGGACATGTTCGACGAGATGGACGAGATCGCACAGGACTACGACGACCGGATCCGGCAGGCCCGCGAGTCGAAGGGGCTGAGCCAGGAGGACCTGGCGAACCAGCTCAACGAGAAGGCCAGCCTCATCCGAAAGCTCGAACGCGGGAACTCGCTGCCCAGCGACGACGTGCGCGAGAAGCTCGAACGCGCGCTCGGTATCGACCTGAGCGCGGGCGGCAGCACGGACGAGACCGAGTGGTCCGGCGGCAGTTCCAGCGGCGAGTACACGCTGGGCGACGTCGTCGAGCGGAAAGACTAG
- a CDS encoding PIN domain-containing protein has product MKLVVDANVVISALIADSKTRELIVTLEPDLLTPEFVHDDIENYTELIVEKSGMSPERVGQFIDLLFQYIEVVPAGKFHPYIEEAEAAIGETDPGDVLYVACALANDAGIWSDDSDFREQAVVETYSTTDVVDSFDTR; this is encoded by the coding sequence ATGAAGCTGGTCGTCGACGCCAACGTCGTCATCTCCGCGCTCATCGCCGACTCGAAGACCCGCGAACTCATCGTGACGCTCGAACCGGATCTCCTGACACCCGAGTTCGTCCACGACGACATAGAGAACTACACGGAGTTAATCGTCGAGAAGTCCGGGATGAGTCCAGAGCGAGTCGGACAGTTCATCGACCTTCTGTTCCAGTATATCGAGGTCGTCCCAGCCGGCAAGTTTCATCCATATATCGAGGAGGCCGAGGCGGCCATCGGCGAGACTGATCCCGGTGACGTGCTGTACGTCGCGTGTGCCCTTGCCAATGATGCGGGTATCTGGAGCGACGACAGCGACTTCCGTGAACAAGCCGTCGTCGAGACCTATTCGACGACCGACGTGGTTGACTCGTTCGACACACGCTAA
- a CDS encoding chemotaxis protein CheC gives MPLLIDVRKLSLITELIEEGAEAVAGSLTTLAGVEATVDIKSLSFVQPGDIPTEMGGGEVYSARVRLTEPPYGVFLMTFSPATAAEIAALMTGSAVDGEFTQLQESAVQEMCNILTSGFIDGIADTLETTIDMATPTVEQAAATDVADDALSHVRRDSLTIVLDSLVDVEDTDAAFSLRIFLVPDPGSFVHLIDQLDRDVETGEPTRDRAGEVRELDMSGEVETFEDAFGDG, from the coding sequence ATGCCGCTTCTCATCGACGTCCGGAAGCTCTCCCTCATCACGGAGCTCATCGAGGAGGGGGCCGAAGCGGTGGCGGGGTCGCTGACGACGCTGGCGGGCGTCGAGGCCACCGTCGACATCAAGAGCCTCTCGTTCGTCCAGCCCGGCGACATCCCGACCGAGATGGGCGGCGGGGAGGTCTACAGCGCCCGCGTCCGCCTCACCGAGCCGCCGTACGGCGTCTTCCTGATGACATTCTCGCCCGCGACCGCCGCCGAGATCGCGGCGCTGATGACGGGGTCCGCCGTCGACGGCGAGTTCACGCAGCTACAGGAGTCGGCCGTCCAGGAGATGTGTAACATCCTCACCTCGGGGTTCATCGACGGTATCGCCGACACGCTGGAGACGACGATCGACATGGCGACGCCCACCGTCGAGCAGGCGGCGGCGACGGACGTCGCCGACGACGCCCTCTCGCACGTCCGGCGGGACTCCCTGACCATCGTCCTCGACTCGCTGGTCGACGTGGAAGACACCGACGCGGCGTTCTCCCTGCGCATCTTCCTCGTTCCGGACCCCGGTTCGTTCGTCCACCTCATCGACCAGCTGGACCGCGACGTCGAGACGGGCGAGCCGACGCGGGACCGAGCGGGCGAGGTCCGGGAACTCGATATGTCCGGCGAGGTCGAGACCTTCGAGGACGCGTTCGGGGACGGGTAG
- the tpiA gene encoding triose-phosphate isomerase — MFVLVNLKAYPCDPVEVATAAADVADDADVRVAVAPQAAHLSAVAETGVETWAQHVSPVKHGSHTGSTLAEAAADAGAEGTLLNHSENRLKLADIDASLDAADRADLETIVCANNPDQIGAAAALGPDAVAVEPPELIGTGTPVSQADPDVVTGAVDAAARVSGDVDVLCGAGISTGDDIVAASDLGASGVLLASGVAKADDPRAALEDLVEPLA; from the coding sequence ATGTTCGTTCTGGTCAACCTCAAGGCGTACCCGTGTGATCCCGTCGAAGTCGCGACCGCCGCCGCGGACGTGGCAGACGACGCGGACGTCCGCGTCGCCGTCGCACCGCAGGCAGCACACCTCTCGGCCGTCGCCGAGACCGGCGTCGAGACGTGGGCCCAGCACGTCAGCCCCGTCAAGCACGGCAGCCACACCGGCAGCACGCTCGCCGAGGCCGCCGCCGACGCCGGGGCGGAGGGGACGCTGCTCAACCACTCCGAGAACCGCCTGAAACTGGCCGACATCGACGCGTCACTAGACGCCGCCGACCGTGCCGACCTGGAGACGATCGTCTGTGCGAACAACCCCGACCAGATCGGGGCCGCAGCGGCGCTGGGCCCGGACGCGGTGGCCGTCGAACCGCCGGAACTCATCGGGACCGGCACGCCGGTCAGCCAGGCCGACCCCGACGTGGTGACGGGGGCCGTCGACGCCGCCGCCCGCGTCAGCGGCGACGTGGACGTGCTCTGTGGGGCCGGCATCTCGACCGGCGACGACATCGTGGCCGCCAGCGATCTCGGCGCGAGCGGCGTCCTGCTCGCCAGCGGCGTGGCGAAGGCCGACGATCCGCGGGCGGCCCTGGAGGACCTCGTCGAACCGCTCGCGTAG
- a CDS encoding universal stress protein: MYDTILVPTDGSEHAVRAAEHGAYLADLFDATVHVVSVVAVSDAAGPFSAGGVDEAFVERLESAGLEAIEAVEDLLGDVVTETATVRGSPGEAILDYVDDHGVDLVAMGTHGRTGVRRYVAGSVAEHVVRHADVPVLTGRVTDASVLDDGYDEVLLPTDGSEAADAAVDHAVAVAAAAGARLHAVSVINLDDVVASPDYTMPTGLLDQLQSEAEEATGEIVDRAREAGADAVAEVRQGYPTRDLLEYAEDNEVDLVAMGTQGRTGLRRVLLGSTTERLIRRSEVPVLAVRANREDA; encoded by the coding sequence ATGTACGACACGATACTCGTCCCGACCGACGGCAGCGAGCACGCGGTCCGGGCCGCCGAACACGGCGCGTACCTCGCGGACCTGTTCGACGCGACGGTCCACGTCGTCAGCGTCGTCGCCGTCAGCGACGCCGCCGGACCGTTCAGCGCCGGCGGCGTCGACGAGGCGTTCGTCGAGCGCCTGGAATCGGCCGGTCTGGAAGCCATCGAGGCAGTCGAGGATCTCTTGGGAGACGTCGTCACGGAGACGGCGACGGTCCGTGGCTCGCCGGGCGAGGCGATCCTGGACTACGTCGACGACCACGGCGTCGACCTCGTGGCGATGGGGACCCACGGACGGACCGGCGTCCGCCGGTACGTGGCCGGAAGCGTCGCCGAACACGTCGTCAGACACGCAGACGTACCGGTCTTGACGGGACGCGTCACGGACGCGAGCGTCCTGGACGACGGCTACGACGAGGTGTTGCTCCCGACCGACGGGAGCGAGGCGGCCGACGCGGCCGTCGACCACGCCGTCGCCGTCGCGGCGGCCGCCGGGGCGCGCCTCCACGCGGTCAGCGTGATCAATCTGGACGACGTCGTCGCGAGCCCCGACTACACGATGCCGACGGGACTCCTCGACCAGCTCCAGTCGGAGGCCGAGGAGGCGACCGGGGAGATCGTCGATCGGGCGCGCGAGGCCGGAGCCGACGCGGTCGCCGAGGTCAGACAGGGCTACCCGACCCGGGACCTCCTCGAGTACGCCGAGGACAACGAGGTGGATCTGGTCGCGATGGGGACACAGGGAAGGACCGGGCTCCGCCGCGTGCTCCTCGGGAGCACGACGGAGCGGCTGATCCGCCGCTCGGAGGTCCCCGTCCTCGCGGTCAGGGCGAACCGAGAGGACGCCTGA
- the hisC gene encoding histidinol-phosphate transaminase, with translation MNPRDLSAHTVYRAGRGIEEVAREVGLDPDEMVKLASNENMYGPSPAAVDAIRASAERMHSYPKASHADLADRLAEEWDVSSEQVWLGNGGDGALDCLARAMLEPGDRVLVPTPGFAYYAMSARYHHGEVAEFTLSKADDFAQTADTVLADYDGERIVYLTSPNNPTGKEFSTDAVREIAAETDEETLVLVDEAYEEFTDTPSKRPLLSERDDVALLRTFSKAYGLAGVRLGYALVPEAWADAYARVNTPFSASELACRAGLAALDDDEHVEKSVETAAWARDYIADELAAPTWESAGNFVLAEVGDAAAVANAARERGVIVRDCSSFGLPECIRITCGTREDTRHAISVLNDVLEVAEA, from the coding sequence ATGAACCCACGGGACCTCTCCGCGCACACGGTCTATCGAGCGGGACGAGGTATCGAGGAGGTCGCCCGAGAGGTCGGGCTGGACCCCGACGAGATGGTGAAACTGGCGTCGAACGAGAACATGTACGGTCCCAGTCCGGCGGCGGTCGACGCGATCCGGGCGTCGGCCGAGCGGATGCACTCCTACCCCAAGGCCTCCCACGCCGATCTCGCGGACCGGCTCGCCGAGGAGTGGGACGTGTCGTCCGAGCAGGTGTGGCTCGGCAACGGCGGCGACGGCGCGCTCGACTGCCTGGCGCGGGCGATGCTCGAACCGGGCGACCGGGTGCTCGTCCCCACGCCGGGGTTCGCCTACTACGCGATGAGCGCGCGCTACCACCACGGCGAGGTCGCGGAGTTCACGCTCTCGAAGGCCGACGATTTCGCCCAGACCGCCGACACCGTGCTGGCGGACTACGACGGCGAGCGGATCGTCTACCTCACCAGTCCGAACAACCCCACCGGCAAGGAGTTCTCGACCGACGCGGTCCGCGAGATCGCCGCGGAGACCGACGAGGAGACGCTCGTCCTGGTCGACGAGGCCTACGAGGAGTTCACGGACACGCCCAGCAAGCGCCCGCTGCTCTCCGAGCGCGACGACGTGGCGCTCCTCCGGACGTTCTCGAAGGCATACGGCCTGGCCGGCGTCCGCCTGGGGTACGCGCTGGTCCCCGAGGCGTGGGCCGACGCCTACGCCCGCGTGAACACGCCCTTCTCGGCGAGCGAACTGGCCTGCCGGGCCGGACTGGCCGCCCTGGACGACGACGAGCACGTCGAGAAGTCCGTCGAGACGGCCGCGTGGGCGCGCGACTACATCGCCGACGAACTCGCCGCGCCGACCTGGGAGAGCGCCGGCAACTTCGTGCTGGCCGAGGTCGGCGACGCCGCGGCCGTCGCGAACGCGGCACGGGAGCGCGGCGTCATCGTCCGCGACTGCTCCTCGTTCGGTCTCCCGGAGTGTATCCGGATCACCTGCGGGACCCGCGAGGACACCCGCCACGCGATCTCGGTCCTGAACGACGTCCTGGAGGTGGCCGAAGCGTGA
- a CDS encoding adenylate kinase family protein: protein MRVAVTGTPGTGKTTATDLLEGDLDVLHLNDVIAAEDLSTGVDEERGSVVADLDAVAEWLDGRDDVVFESHLAHHFDADRVAVLRAHPDAVVERLRERGDEDAKAYENAESEALDVVLSEAVDRHGTDSVYEVDTTDRSPDEVAAAIDAVVAGERDPSAGTVDYIDWL from the coding sequence GTGAGGGTCGCCGTCACGGGCACACCGGGGACGGGCAAGACGACGGCGACCGACCTGCTGGAGGGCGACCTCGACGTGCTCCACCTGAACGACGTGATCGCGGCCGAGGACCTGTCGACCGGCGTCGACGAGGAGCGCGGGAGCGTCGTCGCCGACCTCGACGCCGTGGCGGAGTGGCTCGACGGCCGCGACGACGTGGTCTTCGAGTCCCACCTCGCACACCACTTCGACGCCGACCGCGTGGCGGTCCTGCGAGCCCACCCCGACGCCGTCGTCGAGCGACTGCGCGAGCGGGGCGACGAGGACGCGAAGGCCTACGAAAATGCGGAGTCCGAGGCGCTGGACGTGGTCCTCTCGGAGGCCGTCGACCGACACGGGACGGACAGCGTCTACGAGGTCGACACGACCGACCGCTCCCCCGACGAGGTCGCGGCGGCGATCGACGCCGTCGTCGCCGGCGAGCGGGACCCGTCGGCCGGGACCGTCGACTACATCGACTGGCTATGA
- a CDS encoding transporter — protein MSAVDAAIYGIHLLFAGLWSGSVMFVAYAVLPTAMDGDANAAPLSTVTGKLTTVSRASALLLLLTGGHLAATKYTAGSLFGTTRGYLVVAMVVLWFLLAGLVEVGASKLSDGFAQQKVREPAREARPFLLGAAVVAGLLLLDAGAILGLFYTA, from the coding sequence ATGAGCGCAGTCGACGCCGCGATCTACGGGATCCACCTCCTGTTCGCCGGCCTCTGGTCGGGCAGTGTGATGTTCGTCGCCTACGCCGTCCTCCCGACGGCGATGGACGGGGACGCCAACGCCGCCCCGCTGTCGACGGTGACGGGGAAGCTCACCACCGTCTCGCGGGCCAGCGCCCTCCTCCTGTTGCTGACCGGCGGCCACCTCGCGGCGACGAAGTACACGGCCGGGTCGCTGTTCGGGACGACGCGGGGCTACCTCGTCGTCGCGATGGTCGTCCTCTGGTTCCTGCTCGCGGGGCTGGTCGAGGTCGGAGCCTCGAAGCTCTCCGACGGCTTCGCCCAGCAGAAGGTCCGCGAACCCGCGCGTGAGGCTCGCCCGTTCCTGCTCGGTGCGGCCGTCGTCGCCGGCCTGTTGCTGCTCGACGCCGGCGCG
- a CDS encoding CDP-alcohol phosphatidyltransferase family protein, translated as MTLDRYRSLADRALEPFVAAAKAVGLSPNGVSVLAFLLAVAAGGVYAVAARDPLLYLLGAVLVFLNGWLDVVDGALARELDVASEAGDLLDHVLDRYADIAIIVGLAAGVGQFALGIAAVTGVLMTSYLGTQAQAVGLDRVYGGLLGRADRLALVGLTTGVAAFVRPTLLSLSPVGWLLVVFAAVGHLTAAQRFYHSMRAL; from the coding sequence ATGACGCTGGACCGCTACCGCTCGCTGGCCGACCGGGCGCTGGAGCCGTTCGTCGCCGCGGCCAAGGCCGTCGGCCTCTCGCCCAACGGCGTCAGCGTGCTGGCCTTCCTGCTGGCCGTGGCCGCCGGCGGCGTCTACGCCGTCGCCGCGCGGGACCCGCTGTTGTACCTGCTCGGTGCCGTGCTCGTCTTCCTGAACGGCTGGCTCGACGTCGTCGACGGGGCGCTCGCCCGCGAACTCGACGTGGCCTCCGAGGCCGGCGACCTGCTCGACCACGTGCTGGACCGCTACGCCGACATCGCCATCATCGTCGGCCTGGCGGCGGGCGTCGGCCAGTTCGCGCTCGGCATCGCCGCGGTCACCGGCGTCCTGATGACCTCCTACCTGGGGACCCAGGCCCAGGCGGTCGGTCTCGACCGGGTCTACGGCGGCCTGCTGGGCCGGGCCGACCGTCTCGCACTGGTCGGGCTGACCACCGGCGTCGCGGCGTTCGTCCGTCCGACCCTGCTGAGTCTGTCGCCTGTCGGCTGGCTGCTGGTCGTCTTCGCCGCCGTCGGCCACCTCACCGCCGCACAGCGGTTCTACCACTCGATGCGGGCGCTGTGA
- a CDS encoding DUF5796 family protein, whose product MSSNRSDIAPDTLSVELTEDGVAVEYLDGRTAFYRGVPRKAEGSVTTAPGKDTHVLITDGTETSGILVYVNDLRTHDDIIESSGVGRVVLDDGEEDELFPGVTVRDHAMRVEVEVDFDVTDGRVFVFEEDEMGERSHEIVPEGESDANERSE is encoded by the coding sequence ATGAGCAGCAACCGTTCGGACATCGCCCCGGACACGCTCTCGGTCGAACTGACCGAGGACGGCGTCGCCGTCGAGTACCTCGACGGCCGGACCGCGTTCTACCGCGGCGTCCCCCGGAAGGCCGAGGGGAGCGTCACGACGGCCCCCGGCAAGGACACGCACGTCCTCATCACCGACGGGACCGAGACCTCCGGCATCCTGGTCTACGTCAACGACCTGCGGACCCACGACGACATCATCGAGTCCTCCGGGGTCGGGCGGGTCGTCCTCGACGACGGCGAGGAGGACGAACTGTTCCCCGGCGTGACGGTCCGGGACCACGCGATGCGGGTCGAGGTCGAGGTCGACTTCGACGTGACCGACGGCCGCGTGTTCGTCTTCGAGGAGGACGAGATGGGCGAGCGGAGCCACGAGATCGTCCCGGAAGGGGAGTCGGACGCGAACGAGCGGAGCGAGTGA
- a CDS encoding carbonic anhydrase, translating to MNETLIDLLGGNRTHADAFDGRFDEVQDGQAPDAVTVCCSDSRVLQDHAFDNDEPGHVFTCGNIGNRVVQRADGEVFVSGDVLYPLVHTGTETAVVMGHTGCGAVTATYDALTGGLSDRRGIEHCIDLLKPLLEEGVEALPDDLDRAGAINRLVECNVDGQVRHLRESPDVPTGVDVVGVVYDFQDVYGGRRGEVHVVNVDGETSVETLRDEYPDIADRVHRLWEY from the coding sequence ATGAACGAAACACTCATCGATCTACTGGGGGGAAACAGGACCCACGCCGACGCGTTCGACGGGCGGTTCGACGAGGTCCAGGACGGGCAGGCACCCGACGCCGTCACCGTCTGCTGTTCGGACTCGCGGGTCCTGCAGGATCACGCCTTCGACAACGACGAGCCGGGCCACGTCTTCACCTGTGGCAACATCGGGAACCGCGTCGTCCAGCGCGCCGACGGGGAGGTGTTCGTCTCCGGCGACGTGCTGTACCCGCTCGTCCACACCGGCACCGAGACGGCCGTCGTGATGGGACACACCGGGTGTGGGGCAGTGACCGCCACCTACGACGCCCTCACGGGCGGGCTCTCGGACCGCCGGGGGATCGAACACTGTATCGACCTCCTGAAGCCGCTCCTCGAGGAGGGCGTCGAGGCGCTGCCCGACGACCTCGACCGGGCCGGCGCGATCAACCGACTGGTCGAGTGCAACGTAGACGGACAGGTCCGGCACCTCCGAGAGAGCCCCGACGTGCCCACCGGCGTCGACGTCGTCGGCGTCGTCTACGACTTCCAGGACGTCTACGGCGGGCGGCGCGGCGAGGTCCACGTCGTCAACGTCGACGGCGAGACGAGCGTCGAGACGCTCCGCGACGAGTACCCCGACATCGCGGACCGCGTCCATCGGCTCTGGGAGTACTGA
- a CDS encoding chorismate mutase — protein sequence MSQEPNPEEMSLDELRDEIRTIDREIVEKIAQRTYVADTIAQVKAERGLPTTDEEQEQAVMERAGENAERFDVDANLVKATFRLLIELNKVEQRENR from the coding sequence ATGAGTCAGGAACCCAACCCCGAGGAGATGTCGCTGGACGAACTGCGCGACGAGATACGCACCATCGACCGCGAGATCGTCGAGAAGATCGCCCAGCGGACGTACGTGGCCGACACCATCGCCCAGGTCAAGGCGGAGCGGGGCCTGCCGACGACCGACGAGGAGCAGGAGCAGGCCGTGATGGAGCGGGCCGGCGAGAACGCCGAGCGGTTCGACGTCGACGCAAACCTCGTGAAGGCCACGTTCCGGCTGCTCATCGAACTGAACAAGGTCGAACAGCGCGAGAACCGGTAG
- a CDS encoding heavy-metal-associated domain-containing protein, whose product MSQRSFTVTGMSCTGCEEKVEDALRAIDGVSRVEADHETDSVEVTAEGTDDTDLHTAIEDAGYSVAP is encoded by the coding sequence ATGTCCCAGCGATCGTTCACCGTCACCGGGATGTCCTGCACCGGCTGCGAGGAGAAGGTCGAGGACGCATTACGCGCCATCGACGGGGTGAGTCGGGTCGAGGCCGACCACGAGACCGACAGCGTCGAGGTGACAGCGGAGGGTACGGACGACACGGACCTCCACACGGCCATCGAGGACGCCGGCTACTCGGTCGCGCCGTAG
- a CDS encoding shikimate kinase: MEGQAVAPAAGTVLNALATGRGSAFAIDEYTTATVTLSTDEAGFTGEVAEAEDADTRLVERCVEYVVDAHGGPEVVGQPPVVGGHVRTESEVPMASGLKSSSAAANATVMATLDALDATERMTREDMARLGVMAARDVGVTVTGAFDDASASMLGGVTVTDNDSDDLLARDEVDWDVLVWTPPEQSFSADADVERCRQVAPMARLVEDLALDGDYQRAMTVNGLAFCAALGFDSDPIVETMPEVGGVSLSGTGPSFTAVGDRDALERVRERWDDRPGETLLTTTQTEGTHTP; this comes from the coding sequence ATGGAAGGTCAGGCAGTAGCACCCGCCGCCGGGACGGTCCTGAACGCGCTCGCGACCGGCCGCGGGTCGGCGTTCGCCATCGACGAGTACACGACCGCCACGGTGACGCTCTCGACCGACGAGGCAGGGTTCACCGGCGAGGTCGCGGAGGCCGAGGACGCCGACACCCGGCTCGTCGAGCGCTGCGTCGAGTACGTCGTCGACGCACACGGCGGCCCCGAGGTGGTCGGCCAGCCCCCGGTCGTCGGCGGGCACGTCCGGACCGAGAGCGAGGTGCCGATGGCCTCCGGGCTCAAGAGCTCCAGCGCCGCCGCGAACGCGACGGTGATGGCCACGCTGGACGCGCTGGACGCCACCGAGCGGATGACCCGCGAGGACATGGCCCGGTTGGGCGTGATGGCCGCCCGCGACGTGGGCGTCACCGTCACCGGTGCGTTCGACGACGCCTCGGCCTCGATGCTGGGCGGCGTCACCGTCACCGACAACGACAGCGACGACCTGTTGGCCCGCGACGAGGTGGACTGGGACGTGCTGGTGTGGACGCCGCCCGAGCAGTCGTTCTCGGCCGACGCCGACGTCGAGCGGTGCCGGCAGGTCGCGCCGATGGCCCGCCTCGTCGAGGACCTCGCGCTCGACGGCGACTACCAGCGCGCGATGACGGTCAACGGACTGGCGTTCTGTGCGGCGCTGGGCTTCGACAGCGACCCCATCGTCGAGACGATGCCGGAGGTCGGCGGCGTCTCCCTGTCGGGCACCGGCCCCTCCTTCACCGCCGTCGGGGACCGCGACGCCCTAGAGCGGGTCCGCGAGCGCTGGGACGACCGGCCCGGCGAGACGCTGCTGACCACGACACAGACGGAGGGCACACACACACCATGA